A single region of the Polyodon spathula isolate WHYD16114869_AA chromosome 12, ASM1765450v1, whole genome shotgun sequence genome encodes:
- the LOC121323772 gene encoding thioredoxin domain-containing protein 16-like: MVFQHTLLAVFLCTLSLLDVEDVSLARVNCGDWTEVCTNQNASQIPTVTLFSPGERPRRYNGMLGTESLHSFIRLGAVG, encoded by the coding sequence ATGGTGTTCCAGCATACCCTGCTGGCTGTGTTCCTCTGTACGCTGTCTCTCCTAGATGTGGAGGATGTGTCACTGGCCCGCGTGAACTGCGGCGACTGGACGGAGGTGTGCACCAATCAGAACGCCAGCCAGATTCCCACGGTGACGCTCTTCAGCCCCGGCGAGCGGCCGCGACGCTACAACGGCATGCTGGGAACAGAGAGTCTGCACAGCTTCATCAGACT